One genomic segment of Aliarcobacter cibarius includes these proteins:
- a CDS encoding glycosyltransferase family 9 protein, whose translation MIKKIFIEIPSWLGDAIMATPAIQNIIKTYPEAKITLLGSFVSTQAFQGYPNIEKIIVDNTKKSGNRYKNLISLAKSIGKVDLAISFRRSFSSKFMMFFIKAKNKFNYKRLTKEEIHLCIRYNDFINKVLKLKNEVGDLKLYFKPFLYSKPTLGINPGATYGSAKRWYPEEFAKVAITLASKYDIVIFGGPSETDIAKDIENELIKNNILNYKNLAGLTTIPELIEKIAGLSLFITNDSGPMHVAAAYKVKTVAIFGPTKFTETNQWKNDKNGLIVTKNLDCAPCMKRECPLKHHNCMKLVTANDVMSSISKLEE comes from the coding sequence ATGATTAAGAAAATATTTATTGAAATCCCTTCATGGCTTGGAGATGCAATAATGGCAACTCCAGCTATACAAAATATAATAAAAACATATCCAGAAGCAAAAATTACTCTTTTAGGCTCTTTTGTTTCAACGCAAGCTTTTCAAGGTTATCCAAATATTGAAAAAATTATAGTGGATAATACTAAAAAAAGTGGTAATAGATATAAAAATTTAATTTCTTTGGCAAAATCGATTGGAAAAGTTGATTTGGCAATATCATTTAGAAGAAGTTTCTCTTCAAAATTTATGATGTTCTTTATAAAAGCAAAAAATAAATTTAACTATAAAAGACTTACAAAAGAAGAGATACATTTATGTATAAGATACAATGATTTCATAAATAAAGTTTTAAAACTTAAAAATGAAGTAGGGGATCTGAAATTATATTTTAAACCATTTTTGTATTCAAAACCAACTTTAGGAATAAATCCTGGAGCTACATATGGAAGTGCAAAAAGATGGTATCCAGAAGAGTTTGCAAAGGTTGCAATAACTTTAGCCTCAAAGTATGACATTGTAATTTTTGGAGGACCTTCAGAAACTGATATAGCAAAAGATATAGAAAATGAATTAATAAAAAACAATATTTTAAACTATAAAAATTTGGCTGGTCTTACAACTATTCCTGAACTTATAGAAAAAATTGCAGGTTTAAGTTTATTTATTACAAATGATAGTGGTCCTATGCATGTTGCAGCTGCTTATAAAGTAAAAACTGTAGCAATTTTTGGACCAACAAAGTTTACAGAGACAAATCAATGGAAAAATGATAAAAATGGTTTGATTGTAACAAAAAATTTAGATTGTGCACCTTGTATGAAAAGAGAGTGTCCGCTTAAGCATCACAATTGTATGAAGTTAGTTACAGCTAATGATGTGATGAGTTCAATTTCAAAACTAGAAGAATAG
- the gmhA gene encoding D-sedoheptulose 7-phosphate isomerase, with protein MKNAIIKEFLAHQETIATVIETMQEPLLEASKLAVETLRAGNKILLCGNGGSAADAQHIAAELTGRYKTERRGLPGIALTTDTSALTAIGNDYGYDRVFDRQVEALANKGDLLIGISTSGNSKNVINALKVAKEIGCKTLGLTGRDGGAMNELCDINLVVPSNDTPRIQEMHILFAHTICQIIDNELSN; from the coding sequence ATGAAAAATGCAATAATTAAAGAATTTTTAGCTCATCAAGAAACAATAGCAACTGTAATAGAAACTATGCAAGAACCTCTTTTAGAAGCTTCAAAACTTGCAGTTGAAACTTTAAGAGCTGGAAATAAAATTTTACTTTGTGGAAATGGTGGAAGTGCTGCCGATGCACAGCATATTGCAGCAGAATTAACTGGAAGATATAAAACTGAAAGAAGAGGTCTTCCTGGAATTGCTCTTACAACAGATACAAGTGCATTAACAGCTATTGGAAATGATTATGGATATGATAGAGTTTTTGATAGACAAGTTGAAGCATTAGCAAATAAAGGTGATTTATTAATAGGAATTTCTACTTCTGGAAACTCTAAGAATGTAATAAATGCTTTAAAAGTTGCGAAAGAAATTGGATGTAAAACTTTGGGATTAACAGGAAGAGATGGTGGAGCTATGAATGAACTTTGTGATATAAACTTAGTTGTTCCTTCAAATGATACACCAAGAATTCAAGAGATGCATATTCTTTTTGCTCATACTATTTGTCAAATTATTGATAATGAATTAAGTAACTAA
- the rfaE1 gene encoding D-glycero-beta-D-manno-heptose-7-phosphate kinase: MKLNKETNILVIGDLMIDHYLWGSCDRISPEAPVQVVNVKKESSVLGGAGNVINNLVALGSNVDVISVIGNDNVANELKSLLKNINVSTSNLIVENDRKTSKKSRLIASQQQVLRYDMESIDDINENSYKQIIQTLEKNINKYSSIILSDYGKGVLTTNLTKDIIKIANKNNVKVLVDPKGKDYSKYKGSYTLTPNKKEAMEATNIDIKDESSLIEALKSLKMQCNLEVSLITLSEQGIAIFDDELIIKPTVAREVYDVTGAGDTVIASIAFALGNDLDIKDAIYFANLAAGVVVGKIGSATATLDEIYEYEYSLHKSNSTSHIKTFEEIKALASKLHIQGKKIVFTNGCFDILHVGHVKYLEVAKSYGDVLILGLNADSSVRKLKGPSRPINTQDDRAYILASLESVDYVVIFEEETPYELIKLIKPHVLVKGGDYEGKEVVGQDIADELKLVQFVDGKSTTNTIKRIQENEKCNN, translated from the coding sequence ATGAAATTAAATAAAGAAACAAATATTCTTGTTATTGGCGATCTTATGATAGATCACTATTTATGGGGAAGTTGCGATAGAATCTCACCTGAAGCTCCTGTCCAAGTTGTAAATGTAAAAAAAGAAAGCTCTGTTTTAGGTGGAGCTGGGAATGTAATAAATAATTTAGTTGCACTTGGAAGTAATGTTGATGTAATAAGTGTAATTGGAAATGACAATGTTGCAAATGAATTAAAAAGTTTATTAAAAAATATAAATGTTTCAACTTCAAATTTAATAGTTGAAAACGACAGAAAAACTTCTAAAAAAAGCCGTCTTATAGCATCTCAACAACAAGTTCTAAGATATGACATGGAAAGTATCGATGACATAAATGAAAATAGCTATAAACAAATTATTCAAACTTTAGAAAAAAATATAAATAAATATAGTTCAATAATTTTATCTGATTACGGAAAAGGTGTTTTAACTACAAATTTAACAAAAGATATTATAAAAATTGCAAATAAAAACAATGTAAAAGTTTTAGTTGACCCAAAAGGAAAAGATTATAGTAAATATAAAGGTTCATATACTCTAACTCCAAACAAAAAAGAGGCTATGGAAGCTACAAATATTGATATAAAAGATGAAAGTTCTTTAATTGAAGCTTTAAAAAGTTTAAAAATGCAATGTAACTTAGAAGTTTCTCTAATAACTTTGAGTGAACAAGGTATTGCAATTTTTGATGATGAACTAATTATTAAACCAACAGTTGCAAGAGAAGTTTATGATGTAACTGGTGCTGGAGATACAGTAATTGCTTCAATTGCATTTGCTTTAGGAAATGATTTAGATATAAAAGATGCTATATATTTTGCAAACTTAGCAGCAGGAGTTGTTGTAGGAAAAATTGGAAGTGCAACTGCAACACTTGATGAAATTTATGAATATGAATACAGTTTACATAAGTCAAACTCTACTTCACACATAAAAACTTTTGAAGAAATTAAAGCTTTAGCTTCAAAACTTCATATTCAAGGTAAAAAAATAGTATTTACAAATGGTTGTTTTGACATACTACATGTTGGGCATGTTAAATATTTAGAAGTTGCAAAAAGTTATGGAGATGTTTTAATTTTAGGACTAAATGCAGATAGTAGTGTAAGAAAGTTGAAAGGGCCTTCAAGACCAATAAATACGCAAGATGATAGAGCATATATTTTAGCTTCACTTGAAAGTGTTGATTATGTAGTTATTTTTGAAGAAGAAACTCCATATGAATTAATAAAACTAATCAAACCTCATGTTTTAGTAAAAGGTGGAGATTATGAAGGAAAAGAAGTTGTTGGGCAAGATATAGCAGATGAATTAAAACTTGTTCAATTTGTAGATGGTAAAAGTACAACAAATACAATAAAAAGGATTCAAGAAAATGAAAAATGCAATAATTAA
- the gmhB gene encoding D-glycero-beta-D-manno-heptose 1,7-bisphosphate 7-phosphatase codes for MFRMQKKIIYLDRDGVINEDFGYVYKSDNFRFVNGVFEACKTFLNLGYEIVIVTNQSGIGRGYYTKEEFNTLTSYMLNEFKKQGIDILKVYFCPHSPDENCFCRKPKEGMILQSLNDFSIDLENSWLIGDKPSDIECAKNGKIKNKILISNEEQESDEFFTAKNLKDSLKYLIKVGKYEI; via the coding sequence ATTTTTAGAATGCAAAAGAAGATAATCTATCTTGATAGAGATGGAGTTATAAATGAAGATTTTGGTTATGTTTATAAAAGCGATAATTTTAGATTTGTGAATGGTGTTTTTGAAGCTTGTAAAACATTTTTAAATCTGGGTTATGAAATAGTTATTGTTACAAATCAATCTGGTATCGGAAGAGGATATTACACAAAAGAAGAATTCAATACTTTAACAAGCTACATGCTAAATGAGTTTAAGAAACAAGGTATTGATATTTTAAAAGTTTATTTTTGTCCTCATAGTCCAGATGAAAATTGCTTTTGCAGAAAGCCAAAAGAAGGAATGATTTTACAATCTTTAAACGATTTTTCAATAGATTTAGAAAATTCTTGGCTTATTGGTGATAAACCAAGTGACATAGAATGTGCAAAAAATGGTAAAATAAAGAATAAAATTTTAATAAGTAATGAAGAACAGGAAAGTGATGAGTTTTTTACGGCAAAAAACTTAAAAGATAGTTTAAAATATTTAATAAAAGTAGGAAAATATGAAATATAG
- the rfaD gene encoding ADP-glyceromanno-heptose 6-epimerase encodes MKYSNINFNKKTILITGGAGFIGSNLAFYFQKNYPESKVVVLDCFRSGETFSNGNLKSFGHFKNLIGFNGVVISGDINDKKLLKSLENNYRFDYIFHQAAISDTTAIEQDIMIKTNVNAYEDLLKIAIKHRANMIYASSAATYGDSDRFEVGFEKPNNVYGFSKVMMDNITYEYLKKDLPISIVGLKYFNVYGPKEYFKNKTASMVVQFGHQILKGLTPKLFEGSDKILRDFIYIEDIIQANIKACKPKKSGVYNVGTGCARSFEDIVSILQKELEINNGKDYIPNPYIGSYQFFTEANILTTKKFLDYEPQFSLEDGIKAYIPEIKRLFTEEVK; translated from the coding sequence ATGAAATATAGCAATATAAATTTTAATAAAAAAACGATTTTAATAACTGGTGGTGCTGGATTTATAGGTTCAAATTTGGCTTTTTATTTTCAAAAAAATTACCCTGAATCAAAAGTGGTGGTTTTAGATTGTTTTAGAAGTGGTGAAACTTTTTCAAATGGAAACTTAAAAAGTTTTGGTCATTTCAAAAACTTAATAGGATTTAATGGAGTTGTTATTAGCGGAGATATAAATGATAAGAAATTGTTAAAATCTTTAGAAAATAATTATAGATTTGACTATATTTTTCATCAAGCAGCAATTTCTGATACAACTGCAATAGAACAAGACATTATGATTAAAACAAATGTTAATGCTTATGAAGATTTATTAAAAATTGCGATTAAACATAGAGCAAATATGATTTACGCTTCAAGTGCTGCAACATATGGAGATAGTGATAGGTTTGAAGTTGGTTTTGAAAAACCAAATAATGTTTATGGTTTTTCAAAAGTTATGATGGATAATATTACTTACGAATATTTAAAAAAAGATTTACCAATTTCTATAGTTGGATTAAAATATTTTAATGTTTATGGTCCAAAAGAATATTTTAAAAATAAAACAGCATCAATGGTAGTTCAATTTGGTCATCAAATTTTAAAAGGACTTACTCCAAAACTTTTTGAAGGAAGTGATAAGATATTAAGAGATTTCATATATATTGAAGATATCATTCAAGCAAATATCAAAGCTTGCAAACCTAAAAAATCAGGTGTATATAATGTAGGAACAGGATGTGCTAGAAGTTTTGAAGATATTGTAAGTATATTGCAAAAAGAGCTTGAAATAAACAATGGTAAAGATTATATACCAAATCCTTATATTGGCTCTTACCAATTTTTCACTGAAGCAAATATTTTAACAACTAAAAAATTCTTAGATTATGAACCTCAATTTAGTTTAGAAGATGGGATAAAAGCTTATATCCCAGAAATTAAAAGATTATTTACTGAAGAGGTAAAATGA
- a CDS encoding glycosyltransferase family 9 protein, with amino-acid sequence MNLLITRHDKIGDFVVTLPLFKAIKEQYPKTKLTALVSKVNFEFAKEIGFIDEVILFDKNDLSKTQKEIKSKKFDASISAYIDIALGKLLFKSKIKKRVAPATKIAQLFFNKRVKQKRSRVEKTEWQYNLDLGKKLFPDIKLDFTRPLLNVNVEKEKKVIFHAGFGGSSDGNLSLDDYINLARSIKDSDYEIIFSFGPDDEKSKEYIKDKLDFEATIFDSKISLWKFTEFIASSNLFVSTSTGPMHLAGATNTKTLSFFGDTLFASSKRWATISDEKCQNNFMINKDYSKEQYLQIEKRLKEILDVQ; translated from the coding sequence GTGAACTTATTGATCACAAGGCATGATAAAATAGGTGATTTTGTAGTAACTTTACCATTATTTAAAGCAATAAAAGAACAATATCCAAAAACTAAATTAACAGCACTTGTAAGTAAAGTAAATTTTGAATTTGCAAAAGAGATAGGGTTTATAGATGAGGTTATTTTATTTGATAAAAATGATTTATCTAAGACACAAAAAGAGATAAAAAGTAAGAAGTTTGATGCAAGTATTAGTGCTTACATTGATATTGCTCTTGGAAAATTACTTTTTAAAAGTAAAATAAAAAAAAGAGTAGCTCCAGCAACTAAAATAGCTCAACTTTTTTTTAATAAAAGAGTAAAACAAAAAAGAAGCAGGGTAGAAAAAACAGAATGGCAATATAATCTTGATTTAGGAAAAAAACTTTTTCCAGATATAAAGCTAGATTTTACAAGACCTCTTTTAAATGTTAATGTTGAAAAAGAGAAAAAAGTGATTTTTCATGCTGGATTTGGTGGAAGTAGCGATGGTAATTTAAGTTTAGATGATTATATAAATCTGGCTAGAAGTATTAAAGATAGTGATTATGAAATAATATTTAGTTTCGGACCTGATGATGAAAAATCAAAAGAGTATATAAAAGATAAATTAGATTTTGAAGCTACTATTTTTGATTCAAAAATTTCTTTATGGAAGTTTACAGAATTTATTGCAAGTAGTAATTTATTTGTTAGTACTTCAACAGGACCTATGCATTTAGCTGGTGCAACAAATACAAAAACTTTATCTTTTTTTGGAGATACACTGTTTGCAAGTAGTAAAAGATGGGCAACTATAAGTGATGAAAAATGTCAAAATAATTTTATGATAAATAAAGATTATTCAAAAGAACAATATTTACAAATAGAGAAAAGATTAAAAGAGATTTTGGATGTCCAATAG
- a CDS encoding glycosyltransferase, producing MKQKTIYFKTENSLINSIKKSEDIKILKKPTGLFKLFSKKNYADIYFHTGNLDEDSIEEIKNSKITIANSFSFMNLILKKTNIDHKKVKVIYPSVNMVYKEPKLLKKDFLERFSLPINTKLIFFTANNFKNSGIKEFLDIVSNLSFMDFSVIIAGSKQQLAALDFTLTKYQKLENKIIKIDVAKHNVDELYLISDIFLLPTHNKNIASSVIKAMFCECVVFTTMNNDAKEIIDVYATMEQPSDPSTPFKIDAILFDEKEMNSIKKQNREIAIEMSLDKNIEKFNDILLNI from the coding sequence ATGAAGCAAAAAACGATATATTTTAAAACAGAAAATAGTTTAATAAATAGTATAAAAAAAAGTGAAGATATAAAAATTTTAAAGAAACCAACCGGTTTATTTAAGCTTTTTTCTAAAAAAAATTATGCTGACATATATTTTCATACTGGAAATTTAGATGAAGATTCTATAGAAGAAATTAAAAATTCAAAAATTACTATAGCAAATTCTTTTTCATTTATGAATTTAATTTTAAAAAAAACAAATATTGACCATAAAAAAGTTAAAGTTATTTATCCTAGTGTAAATATGGTTTATAAGGAACCTAAATTACTAAAAAAAGATTTTCTCGAAAGATTTTCTCTTCCTATAAATACGAAATTGATATTTTTTACAGCAAATAATTTTAAAAATAGTGGAATAAAAGAGTTTCTAGATATTGTTTCAAATTTGAGTTTTATGGATTTTAGTGTAATCATTGCTGGAAGTAAACAGCAATTAGCAGCTTTAGATTTTACTTTGACTAAATATCAAAAGTTAGAAAATAAAATTATAAAAATAGATGTAGCAAAACATAATGTTGATGAATTATATTTAATAAGTGATATATTTTTACTTCCTACACATAATAAAAACATTGCTTCATCTGTTATTAAAGCGATGTTTTGTGAATGTGTTGTTTTCACAACAATGAATAATGATGCAAAAGAGATAATAGATGTATATGCAACAATGGAACAACCTAGTGATCCTAGCACTCCGTTTAAAATAGATGCTATATTATTTGATGAAAAAGAGATGAATAGTATAAAAAAACAAAATAGAGAAATAGCAATTGAAATGAGCTTAGATAAAAATATTGAAAAATTTAATGATATTTTGTTAAATATTTAA
- a CDS encoding LTA synthase family protein, with translation MKLIKELIKVYFVFVAVFFVGRLFFYLLHMERFNDISFSESMLTFIYGLRMDTIIISIMLAIPTLALCLSPKIFSKFISKLLNIYILSFLILAVFIECASFPFFAQYDLRPNYLFIEYLEYPQEVSSLLFKDYKFQFIGAFLIISLVVTLYIKSKFINFENVFQQSYLSRILMLLPILLVLFIGIRSSLGHRPVNISDALYSTNRVINEITKNSLHSLGYAYYSNKKTENNIAKYGKIDIKEAYKLVSSAIGVEYKDEKRPFYREVKSKLDSKKQKNLVIFIQESMGAQFTGFIGNNTLTPNLDKLAKDYISFTNLYSNGTRSVRGLAALTSGTLPIHGVEVIKRNKSQQDYFTIASLLKPYGYKSSFIYGGEARFDNMKSWYLGNGFDEVIEQKDYENPIFTSTWGVSDEDLVIKANEKFRSHYANKENFVSVMFSSSNHMPFELPEGKIEFEKNFPKASVENAIKYADFAIGKFFELAKKEAYFKNTVFVVISDHNVRVYGDQIVPIDMFQIPAVIISDNIPPQIFSRLTSQPDVLATALDLIGIDLSYPILGNSIFKDNKKDINLMLFDEIYAYRKEDKVAILVPNMPIKTYLYKEKKLIEIEENPILEKEALALIYVLDDMYKNKTFK, from the coding sequence ATGAAACTTATTAAAGAACTTATAAAAGTTTATTTTGTTTTTGTTGCAGTTTTTTTTGTTGGTAGATTATTTTTCTACTTATTACATATGGAAAGATTTAACGATATATCATTTTCTGAATCGATGTTAACATTCATTTATGGTTTAAGAATGGATACTATTATTATATCAATTATGTTAGCCATCCCTACATTAGCTTTATGCTTATCACCTAAGATATTTTCTAAATTTATTTCAAAATTATTAAATATTTATATTTTATCTTTTTTAATTTTGGCTGTTTTCATAGAGTGTGCCTCTTTTCCTTTTTTTGCGCAGTATGATTTAAGACCAAACTATTTGTTTATAGAGTATTTGGAATATCCCCAAGAAGTAAGCTCTTTACTTTTTAAAGATTATAAATTCCAATTTATTGGAGCATTTCTAATAATCTCTTTAGTAGTAACTTTATATATAAAATCTAAATTTATAAATTTTGAAAATGTTTTTCAACAAAGTTATCTATCAAGAATTTTAATGCTTTTACCAATTTTACTAGTTTTATTTATAGGAATTCGTTCATCACTTGGGCATAGACCAGTAAATATATCTGATGCTCTTTATAGTACAAATCGAGTTATAAACGAAATAACAAAAAACTCTTTACACTCTCTTGGCTATGCTTATTATTCAAATAAAAAAACTGAAAACAATATTGCAAAATATGGAAAAATTGATATTAAAGAAGCATATAAACTTGTTTCATCAGCTATTGGAGTTGAATACAAAGATGAAAAAAGACCTTTTTATAGAGAAGTTAAATCCAAACTAGATTCAAAAAAACAAAAAAATCTTGTAATATTTATACAAGAAAGTATGGGTGCACAATTCACAGGTTTTATAGGAAATAATACTCTTACTCCAAATTTAGATAAATTGGCTAAAGATTATATATCTTTTACTAATCTATATTCAAATGGTACAAGAAGTGTAAGAGGATTAGCTGCACTTACTAGTGGAACATTACCTATTCATGGTGTTGAAGTAATTAAAAGAAATAAATCACAACAAGACTATTTTACAATAGCTAGTTTACTAAAACCTTATGGCTATAAATCAAGTTTCATATATGGTGGAGAAGCTAGATTTGACAATATGAAAAGTTGGTACTTAGGAAATGGTTTTGATGAAGTAATAGAACAAAAAGATTATGAAAACCCAATTTTTACTAGTACTTGGGGAGTTAGTGATGAAGATTTAGTTATAAAAGCAAATGAGAAATTTAGATCTCACTATGCAAATAAAGAAAATTTTGTAAGTGTAATGTTTAGTTCTTCAAATCATATGCCATTTGAACTTCCTGAAGGAAAAATTGAGTTTGAAAAAAATTTTCCTAAAGCTAGTGTTGAAAATGCTATAAAATATGCTGATTTTGCAATAGGAAAATTCTTTGAACTTGCTAAAAAAGAGGCTTATTTTAAAAATACTGTTTTTGTAGTTATTTCTGACCATAATGTAAGAGTATATGGAGATCAAATAGTTCCAATTGATATGTTTCAAATTCCAGCTGTAATAATAAGTGATAACATTCCACCTCAAATATTTAGTAGATTAACTTCTCAACCTGATGTTTTAGCTACTGCATTAGATTTAATAGGTATTGATTTATCTTATCCTATTCTTGGAAATTCAATATTTAAAGACAATAAGAAAGATATAAACCTAATGTTATTTGATGAAATTTATGCTTATAGGAAAGAAGATAAAGTAGCCATTTTAGTACCAAATATGCCAATAAAAACTTATTTATACAAAGAGAAAAAACTAATAGAAATAGAAGAAAATCCTATCTTAGAAAAAGAAGCTTTGGCTTTGATTTATGTTTTAGATGATATGTATAAAAATAAAACTTTTAAGTAG
- the rpmB gene encoding 50S ribosomal protein L28 has translation MSRKCAISGKGPMVGNNVSHAKNRTRRRFLPNIRTVRVTLEDGTTTKLRISAKELRTLKKHS, from the coding sequence ATGTCAAGAAAATGTGCAATTTCTGGAAAAGGACCAATGGTTGGAAACAACGTAAGTCACGCTAAAAACAGAACAAGAAGAAGATTTTTACCAAATATTAGAACGGTAAGAGTTACACTAGAAGATGGAACAACAACTAAATTAAGAATTTCTGCAAAAGAGTTAAGAACTCTTAAAAAACACTCATAA
- a CDS encoding potassium channel family protein: MSFFTGFKKTFGWEIRTAKPQYDLDPLIYSKLKPLRLPLILLQLLMMIGTLGYVYLENYTIMQGIFQAAYTLTNTGFGALNESNFKNETIIFTVFLMIAGFSGLIFAVGIVIDVFTNGNLRELLRERRMLFKIARLRKHFVLFYHNEYTAQVARQFRENHIPFVVVDPSDNIDEIAKENGYPYFVKEEPYKEVAFLKSHLSSAKGAISLSKNISDNITLIASVRLYEKELERAPFLIISNAETLNEKIRLKKLGADKVVATPSLMAKRVSAMAIRPDMENILDEFLYKKDSPIAMEDIFIKDGAWIIGKSLRDLDLRETLKISVIGVTEENGFFTQLPKGDKVINKNSKLLIVGSEKGLIRAKRVLNLINQPKEI, translated from the coding sequence ATGAGCTTCTTTACGGGCTTTAAAAAAACTTTCGGCTGGGAGATTAGAACAGCCAAACCTCAATATGATTTAGACCCATTAATTTATTCAAAATTAAAACCTTTACGATTACCTTTAATTCTTTTACAACTACTAATGATGATTGGAACATTAGGATATGTATATCTTGAAAATTATACAATTATGCAAGGAATTTTCCAGGCTGCTTATACTTTAACCAATACAGGTTTTGGAGCATTAAACGAATCAAATTTTAAAAATGAAACAATTATTTTTACTGTATTTTTGATGATCGCTGGCTTCTCAGGTCTAATTTTTGCAGTGGGTATTGTAATTGACGTATTTACTAATGGTAATTTAAGAGAACTTTTAAGGGAGAGAAGAATGCTTTTCAAAATAGCAAGGTTAAGAAAGCACTTTGTTTTGTTTTATCACAACGAATATACAGCACAAGTTGCTAGACAATTTAGAGAAAATCATATACCATTTGTTGTTGTTGATCCTAGTGATAATATTGATGAAATTGCAAAAGAGAATGGTTATCCATATTTTGTAAAAGAAGAACCATATAAAGAGGTTGCATTTTTAAAATCACACTTAAGTTCTGCAAAAGGTGCAATATCATTATCAAAAAATATTTCAGATAATATTACTTTAATAGCATCTGTAAGGCTTTACGAAAAAGAACTTGAAAGAGCACCTTTTTTGATAATATCTAATGCTGAAACTTTAAATGAGAAAATAAGATTAAAAAAATTAGGTGCGGATAAAGTTGTTGCTACTCCTTCTTTGATGGCAAAAAGAGTAAGCGCTATGGCTATTAGACCTGATATGGAAAATATTTTAGATGAATTCTTATATAAAAAAGATAGTCCAATTGCCATGGAAGACATTTTTATAAAAGATGGTGCATGGATTATTGGTAAAAGTTTAAGAGATTTGGATTTAAGAGAAACTTTAAAAATTTCAGTTATTGGGGTTACTGAGGAGAATGGTTTTTTTACTCAGTTGCCAAAAGGGGATAAAGTAATAAATAAAAACTCAAAACTTTTAATAGTTGGTTCAGAAAAAGGGCTAATTAGAGCAAAAAGAGTTCTAAATTTAATTAATCAACCAAAGGAGATATAA
- a CDS encoding lipopolysaccharide kinase InaA family protein, with product MSIKYQLNKNYENIKDFLLNIKDYFKNNSNTIHKARNELKVIEYKGVETVVKAFKVPNIVNQVVYAYFRDSKAKKSYQNAIKLKELNINTPNPIGYIEFYRNFLFKESFFISEKVDYLFTIREPLRNVDLKDREEIIKKFVAFTYNLHKNCVYHKDYSAGNILVFKNEKNEYDFSLVDINRMEFKPINLELGLDNFAKLWLDSDNLQIIAKEYSLLANVDENNAISILKSCDKKLKDFVEMKRKIRGRK from the coding sequence TTGAGTATAAAGTATCAACTAAATAAGAATTATGAAAATATTAAAGATTTTTTACTAAATATTAAAGATTATTTTAAAAATAATTCAAACACTATACATAAAGCTAGAAATGAATTAAAAGTTATTGAATATAAAGGTGTAGAAACAGTTGTAAAAGCTTTTAAGGTACCAAACATTGTAAATCAAGTTGTTTATGCCTATTTTAGAGATTCTAAAGCAAAGAAATCTTATCAAAATGCTATAAAACTTAAAGAGCTAAATATAAATACACCTAATCCTATAGGGTACATTGAATTTTATAGAAATTTTTTATTTAAAGAAAGTTTTTTTATTAGTGAAAAAGTAGATTATCTATTTACTATTAGAGAACCACTAAGAAATGTTGATTTAAAAGATAGAGAAGAGATTATTAAAAAATTTGTAGCATTTACTTATAATCTTCATAAAAATTGTGTTTATCATAAAGATTATTCAGCTGGTAATATTCTTGTATTTAAAAATGAAAAAAATGAGTATGATTTTAGTTTGGTGGATATTAATAGAATGGAGTTTAAACCAATAAATTTAGAATTGGGTTTAGATAATTTTGCAAAATTATGGTTAGACTCTGATAATTTACAAATAATTGCAAAAGAGTATTCTTTGTTAGCTAATGTAGATGAGAATAATGCAATAAGCATATTGAAATCTTGTGATAAAAAATTAAAAGATTTTGTAGAAATGAAAAGAAAAATTAGAGGTAGAAAATAG